From the Malaclemys terrapin pileata isolate rMalTer1 chromosome 13, rMalTer1.hap1, whole genome shotgun sequence genome, one window contains:
- the LOC128847976 gene encoding olfactory receptor 14A16-like produces the protein MSNRTTVTEFLLLGFSDVQELQILHFVVFLVIYLVALVGNLLIFMAIAFDHHLHTPMYFFLMNLSILDLGSISVTVPKSMANSLMNTKSISYAGCVAQVFFLFFLLGADFFLLTIMAYDRYVAICQPLHYERMMNSRACVQMAAGAWISGILYSVLHTGNTFSLTFCGGNTVDQFFCEISQLLKLSCSDSYLSEVGVLAFSMCLVLGCFVFIIVSYVQIFKSVLRIPSEQGRHKAFSTCLPHLTVVSLVVCTGAFAYLKPTSSSSSALDLVVAVLYSVLPPIMNPIVYSLRNKEMKAALGRLTGCRLNPWQTQIGETK, from the coding sequence atgtccaaccgaaccaccgtgaccgagttccttctcctcggattctctgatgttcaggagctgcagattttgcactttgtgGTGTTTCTTGTGATTTACCTGGTAGCcctggtggggaatcttctgaTCTTCATGGCCATAGCCTTTGAccaccaccttcacacccccatgtacttcttcctgatgaatctgtccatcctagaccttggctccatctctgtcaccGTTCCCAAATCCATGGCAAACTCCCTCATGAACACCAAGTCCATTTCCTATGCTGGATGTGTTGCCCAagtctttttcctcttcttcttgTTGGGAGCAGATTTTTTCCTTCTCACCATCATGGCGTACGACCGATATGTtgccatctgccaaccactgcactatgagagAATGATGAACAGcagagcttgtgtccaaatggcagctggtgcctggatcagTGGGATTCTCTACTCTGTGCTGCACACCGGGAACACGTTTTCATTGACCTTCTGTGGAGGCAACAcggtggatcagttcttctgtgagatCTCCCAGCTACTCAAGCTCTCCTGCTCTGACTCATATCTGAGTGAAGTTGGGGTTCTTGCCTTTAGTATGTGTTTAGTCTTAGGCTGCTTTGTTTTTATCattgtgtcatatgttcagatcttcaaatcagtgctcagaatcccctctgagcagggccggcataaagccttctccacctgccttcctcacctcactGTGGTCTCCTTGGTTGTTTGCACTGGGGCCTTTGCCTAcctgaaacccacctccagctcctcatCTGCTCTGGATCTTGTGGTGGCAGTTCTCTATTCCGTATTGCCACCAATCATGAATCCAAttgtctacagcctgaggaacaaggagatgaAAGCTGCCCTGGGGAGACTGACTGGGTGTAG